GGTGGCTGGCCTCCACAAGGGCTTAGTTTTGGTGAGCAGATTTTGCATGAAGAAAGTGGTGGTGGGGTGAGGTTTATGGTGGGTTGGGGGTGGTGGATTGCCTAGGGTTCGAGCTGAGGATGAATGGTTGATGATGGCCATGAATATGAGCAACCAGGGCAGGCCTAGGATGGAGATGATCAGCTTGGCCATTGTGAAAGAATTTGCTTGTGTTTTGGCTACTAGTTTGTTGATTTAAGGGGAATGAGAGCAGGGGAGTTGGTCTGAGTTGGGGTGGTTGGTTTGGTATTTGATAGTTATGCATCATTTGTTTGAAACCttgaaagtaaaatatttttaagtgattttagggagtgtttgtagtttttttttatacttaaagataaaacattttaaaattttaagtgtttaaaaaactagaaacacttcataaaatcattattaaatacaCTCTAAATTCAATCtaagaaaagaggaaaagataaaataaaaaaaaaaaaggcgtaaatgaatttgaatataaataatttatgggttttaaatcttttttttattttcttattctttattttcttttgtttgcatttttttcaaaattttcaaggatTAAAAATAACACAAAGGGTGTTAAGTATTTCAGATGTCATAATAGTTagataattgattaaaaaatatatatatatattttaaattatttttagatagatgaagataatatcatttaaaaattttgagatttttttttcatatattttaaattaaaactcaCTTTTCCTAAATATAtcaactaaaaacactttaagaaaaaaatagtattaaagaCATTCTAATTCTCgatatgaaatattaataaaaatattttatggttcaaattttgttttatacatatattacttaacataattaatatatttaaaaaaagaaaaaagaaaaagaaaaagagagaattattaaaaaattaactttgtTGCACTTGagagtttataaaaataataaaataaataatgacaataataataaacgaATGAATAATAAATTCGAAAAGAAAACACACAGAGGGGGGTCTAACTCAGATGTTGGCGCGGGTTGTCCGCAAATAGCTTGCTAGGGTTAATACGCAGCCCACCCTCGTTTCTGCATCTCCGCTCTCGTCTCTCCCttctaaaccctaaacccaccGTACTATTTCAGATCACTCCCAGAAACTCTAattccaaaaccctaatttccCACTTTGAACCACTATCAACCTAATCTTGTTTCCATCATCTCTCACATTCTCCTTAAGCCCCTTCTtcgcttttccaaaaacactagtgttttttttcttcccatttttgtCAAGATTTGGTTGttctctctctttgttttttgttcgtTCCTCCAAACCTTCGTTTCGTTGTTAGCATTTTGTCGAAACCCTATTGTATTGACAGCGCTCGTCGCCGTTTTGAGCTATGTATCTCTACAGTCTTACGCTACAGCAAGCCACAGGTATAGTTTGTGCGATTAATGGCAACTTCTCCGGTGGAAAGTCCCAAGAAATTGTTGTTGCCAGAGGCAAAGTTCTCGACCTTTTGCGCCCTGACGAAAACGGTAAGATCCAAACGATTCTCTCTGTTGAGATTTTTGGTGCCATTAGGTCTTTAGCTCAGTTTAGGCTAACCGGGTCTCAAAAGGACTATATCGTTGTTGGGTCTGATTCTGGTCGAATTGTAATTCTTGAATACAACAAAGAGAAGAACGTTTTCGATAAAATTCACCAAGAAACTTTCGGGAAATCGGGCTGTAGGCGAATTGTTCCGGGGCAGTATTTGGCAATAGACCCAAAGGGTCGTGCTGTTATGATTGGAGcttgtgagaaacaaaaacttGTTTATGTGTTGAATCGAGATACAGTGGCGAGGTTGACCATATCGTCGCCCTTGGAGGCTCATAAGTCGCATACTATAGTGTATTCGATTACTGGGGTTGATTGTGGTTTTGATAACCCAATATTTGCTGCAATTGAGTTGGATTACTCTGAGGCGGATCAGGATTCGACTGGACAGGCAGCAAGTGAGGCCCAGAAACACCTTACTTTTTATGAGCTTGATCTTGGGCTTAACCATGTGTCTAGGAAATGGTCGGAGCAGGTTGATAATGGAGCAAATATGCTTGTTACAGTTCCTGGGGGTGGGGATGGACCAAGTGGTGTTCTTGTGTGTGCTGAAAATTTTGTGATTTATAAGAACCAGGGTCACCCAGATGTACGAGCTGTCATACCTAGGCGGGCAGATTTACCTGCAGAACGTGGGGTGCTTATAGTTTCTGCTGCAACACATAGGCAGAAGTCGATGTTCTTCTTTCTTTTGCAGACAGAATATGGAGATGTTTTTAAGGTTACTCTGGAACATGAGAATGACCGCATCTCGGAGTTGAAGATTAAGTATTTTGATACAATCCCAGTTACATCTTCAATGTGTGTTCTGAAATCTGGGTTTTTATTTGCCGCATCAGAGTTTGGAAACCATGGCTTGTATCAATTTCAGGCGATAGGGGATGATGCTGATGTGGAATCTTCATCGGCTTCATTGATGGAAACAGAAGAGGGTTTCCAGCCTGTGTTTTTCCAGCCTAGAGGACTTAAGAACCTTGTTAGGATAGACCAAGTTGAGAGCTTGATGCCAATAATGGACATGAAAGTCTCAAATCTCTTCGAGGAAGAAACTCCTCAAATATTTGCACTTTGTGGGAGGGGTCCACGTTCATCTATACGGATTCTGAGGCCAGGTTTGGCCATCAGTGAGATGGCTGTCTCACAGCTTCCTGGTGTCCCAAGTGCAGTTTGGACAGTGAAAAAGAATGTCAATGATGAGTTTGATGCATATATTGTTGTTTCGTTTGCAAATGCTACTCTTGTGCTTTCAATTGGTGAAACAGTTGAAGAAGTAAGTGATAGTGGGTTTCTTGATACTACACCATCCCTTGCTGTTTCTTTGATAGGTGATGATTCCTTGATGCAAGTTCACCCTAGTGGTATCCGACATATAAGGGAAGATGGGCGTATTAATGAGTGGAGAACTCCTGGAAAGAGGACAATCGTTAAAGTTGGTTCCAATAGGCTTCAAGTGGTTATTGCCCTGAGTGGAGGGGAGCTTATATATTTTGAGGTGGATATGACTGGTCAGTTGATGGAGGTTGAGAAGCATGAAATGTCTGGAGATGTGGCTTGTTTGGACATTGCCCCGGTTCCTGAAGGAAGACAGAGATCTCGTTTTCTCGCAGTCGGATCATATGACAACACTATTCGTATCTTGTCTTTGGATCCTGATGACTGTATGCAGATTTTGAGTGTGCAAAGTGTTTCTTCTCCTCCAGaatctcttctctttcttgagGTTCAGGCATCAGTAGGTGGTGAGGATGGTGCTGATCACCCTGCTAGTCTTTTCCTTAATGCTGGTTTGCAGAATGGTGTTCTGTTCAGAACAGTGGTAGATATGGTGACAGGTCAGCTCTCTGATGCTCGTTCCCGATTCTTAGGACTGAGAGCCCCAAAGCTATTCTCTGTTATTGTGAGAGGCCGACGTGCAATGCTATGCTTGTCAAGCCGCCCTTGGCTTGGTTATATTCACCAAGGGCATTTTCTGTTGACACCACTTTCTTATGAGACACTTGAATTTGCTGCCTCATTTTCATCTGATCAGTGTGCTGAAGGTGTGGTTGCTGTTGCCGGGGATGCGCTGAGGGTCTTTACTATTGAAAGATTGGGTGAAACATTTAATGAAACTGTGATTCCTTTAAGGTATACACCGAGAAAGTTTGTTCTTCAACCCAAGCGAAAATTATTGGTAGTTATTGAGAGTGATCAAGGAGCATTTGCAGCAGAAGAGCGTGAAGCCGCTAAAAAGGAATGCTTTGAGGCTGCTGGAATGGGGGAGAACGGGAACGGTAATGTGGAGCAGATGGAGAATGGTGGTGACGATGAAGATAAGGATGATCCCCTCTCTGATGAGCAGTATGGTTATCCAAAGGCAGAGTCTGACAAGTGGGTTTCTTGCATCAGAATTCTTGATCCTAGGACAGCAACCACAACTTGTCTGCTGGAGCTTCAGGATAATGAGGCTGCATTTAGCATATGCACTGTGAATTTCCATGATAAAGAGTATGGAACTCTTTTAGCTGTCGGTACAGCAAAGTCACTGCAGTTTTGGCCCAAAAGATCTTTTGATGCGggttatattcatatttataggtttttggaAGATGGGAAATCCCTTGAATTATTGCACAAGACACAAGTGGAAGGTGTTCCTCTTGCTTTATGCCAGTTCCAGGGAAGATTACTTGCTGGAATAGGATCTGTGCTCAGATTATATGATTTGGGGAAAAGAAGATTGCTCAGGAAATGTGAGAATAAGCTGTTTCCAAATACAATAGTCTCTATTCACACTTATCGGGACAGAATTTATGTAGGCGACATTCAAGAGGTATGTGCGCTAAGAAAGTTACATCTAAATTTTTTGGATTATCATTTATCTCTTTTGGAATGTATATTTATGTGATTGCATTGTGGGGGGGTGGTTGTGGTTTGTCTTGGGTTGTCAGGGGAATAGATTCGTTTTCCTCTAATCAGAGCAACTATCTTCTGTGTGATCTGCTGGTCAGTAGAAGTCCTTCTGGCGAAGTTTGGACCTGTCTGAATTGATGAATTCACAGATTTTGGCTGCCAAGCacctcattttattttatttttttcctttttgggtttGGAAGAGTCCTATGGAAAAGGAAGACAAATGTCGCCTTTTTTCAATAACGGGAGAATAGATCATCATATGGTTGAATGGCTGTGCATTTATTTGAATAATAGATCATTTGGCATTTTGTCAGAAGAGTTTGAAAAGTAATATTGCCCAAAATCATCTGATTTCATAATCCTCAACCATGTAGTTATTTTCTATTGATTCCATAATTTTATAGGTCAATACCTTTTATATTCTGGAATGTGTCAAAAAGTGAGATGCTTGCATAGGCCTTTGTTTTATCCCTTTCATTAGTACACTTTTCCCCTTTAATGAACTTACTGACTGTAAATCTTGATGTCATTTTGCAGTCATTCCATTATTGCAAGTATAGACGGGATGAAAATCAACTGTATATATTTGCTGATGATAGTGTTCCAAGATGGCTGACAGCATCTTACCACATAGATTTTGACACCATGGCAGGAGCCGACAAGTTTGGGAATATCTATTTTGTGAGGTTGCCTCAAGATGTATCGGATGAGGTTGAAGAAGATCCCACTGGTGGGAAGATAAAGTGGGAGCAGGGGAAGCTGAATGGTGCTCCCAACAAGGTAGAGGAGATAGTACAGTTCCATGTTGGTGATGTGGTCACATGCTTGCAGAAGGCATCTCTAATACCAGGTGGTGGAGAGTGCATCATCTATGGGACAGTGATGGGGAGCTTAGGGGCGTTGCTTGCGTTCACCTCTCGGGATGATGTTGACTTCTTTTCTCACTTGGAGATGCATATGAGACAGGAACACCCACCTCTGTGTGGAAGAGATCACATGGCTTACAGATCTGCTTATTTTCCTGTTAAGGTGAACTCTTTGCTTCATTGTCCCCTCAAATGCACACATTTTTCACATTGCCAAGTCACCATAGACCTACTataaattacattatttttctcttttctcttttcattttattttttgtttttagtggGGAGTTGTTTATTCGACAAGAACCCTGGACTGGGATCTATCAGGGTGCTGAGACTTTTGATTTTACTTTCTCTTTGGGTTTTCAAGAGTCTAAAGTTAGGCAATTTCAGCTAAGCTGCTAAGCTTGCAGCTTAGGCCTTGCTTTTGGATTAGTGCTCTTAATTCTATGAGGGTGTGAATTGATATGTTGAAATATACAGACTCTTCATACATGCATATgtacatatacatatacattTATAGCATGATGTTTAAAATGAATGAGTCTATTgattaaattgattttctttgggaGGGAGGTGGTGGAAGAGGATAAAGAAATAGCAACTGTTATGCATCTTATCATCATTTTGTGTGTGAATTCTACAAAACTgcaatttcatttgaaataattacTCCACTTTAAAGTAGAAGAACAAACAATTTCATCCCTTCAGATACTATGGGTGGCATCGAATGATTGGGATTAATGGAATGTCCTAAGACCCCTAAAGTGCATTTAGGCATTTGATTAACCTGCAATTGTGGGCTAAGACAAGCTCCATTTGTGCACTGTTGACCAGGACTGAACACATCTACTACCATTGTTGCTGCTGCTACTACTTATGATagcattttcttatttaaaatgcTTGGTGATAAGCAACATGAATCATGTTCTTTCTATTTATGCTgaatatagaaatattttaatttttcccaCTTAGGGGCTTGAATTTTTTGAGTCAGTAGTTTTAGTTGGTAATAGCCCCAACTTAATACTTTGTGGAATCACCCTGCAGGATGTGATTGATGGGGATCTATGTGAGCAGTTTCCTACACTGCCTCTGGATTTGCAGAGAAAAATTGCAGATGAATTGGACAGAACTCCAGGGGAGATACTGAAGAAACTTGAAGAAGTTCGAAATAAGATCATTTGAGAAGTATCAGTTCAAAGGTACATCATTTCCTACCCCAGCAACTTGGACATGCCCTTTTCACCTggatcattttcttttattttatgattccTCTAAAAGATCATGGTGAGGTGATTCCCACAAGCCTCTCATGGGTACTGGAATAAATTTCTTGATGTTTCTTTGCATGATCCTATATTTTTAGCTAAGATCTGTCTATTTTATTGGAACTAAACATGAAGGGCTCCAAACAATTATCATGAATCTGtgcaattttatttctttgaataactttatatttatctcTGCTTGTTGCTTTGTCCCTGCAtttcatacatacatacattaggcttcttttctatttttcctgtCTTTCGGATTCCCATGACTCATTTCCTGAAGAATTATTTGGATTTGGCCTCTGTTATGTTACACCCAATAACAATTCACATCTGTAAATGGTACTGTTTGGAGTTTgaatctttattattattgtgcGGACACTCATCAGTAATTCGGTTTTGTATCTTAGGTGCTCTCTTGAGTTTGTGTTCAAAATGGAGAAACGCCGTATGGAGTTGCACTAACAAACGAAGCATGCTAGTTGTTCCTAGACACTAGAATAGATAATCAGAAGGCCATGAGACACCTATTTACAGATGGAAAAAAATCAGCGCCTGGGAAAGCTAGAAGTGCTGGGAAAGAAAACCCCCCGAAAAAAGGAATAGCTGCAGCTCATTAGCCGAGCCTTCCATTTCTTATGTTGTAATTAAGCAATAACAGATTTTATTAGGTCTTTCTTTTTGTGGATTTGTTGTTGATGTTGATCCTCAGATTCCGTCTCTGCATACTCTGTTCTTATTCTCTGGAACACTACCTGTCCCATTTCCTCTGCAGAAAATAGATGTTCAAGATTTTCTTACTAACCAACCAGGTGATTGAATGGCCATGATCTCCATCCTCTGTTTTCGTAATTCTCACCAGCTGCATGTTGGGATTTGAAATCTCTTTTTTGTATGTGCTTTACCATGTTTCATGGGTTGTGGGTTGTGGGTTGTTTAAGAAATAAACCTAGTTTAGAATGTATGCAGTATGAACTAGGACTTTTTTTTGGGTGGCAAGTCTAttgttaagttttatttttagatcTTTTGTTTAAACACAAAAAGTCatttttgtattgaatttttgacaaattcagaccatccattttttttttcactgaaCTAAGATATAAGCCAATGTGAGTTACAATCCATCTTTATACCTATACAACAGTTTGCATGTCTATTAGTCAATTGAAGGTGCCTTATTATTAGTCAATTGAAGGAAGAAAAGCATAGGAAAAGGACAACTTTTTGTTCCATTGGATATGGTTAACGAGTGGTTCTTCTTTCGTACTGGGTCACCATTTCAACAACCCAACTGCTTCAAAGTCCCTTTTTTTCCTGGGtcataatcctttttttttttctttcctacatATATTATCATAATTTCCATGAaggattaaatttaaattattcaaatgcAAACTAAAATTGAATCCTAGTAAAATTATACATCCCCACATCCAAATTGGCATATTCCTGTTAGGAAACCATCTTCTTCTTGCTGGAGATGAAACCATCATTCCTAGATTTTCTCTCCTTCTCCAACCTTGAGTTTCCTATGGCGGACCTCTCATCCAACCAGTTGATAATATCCGAAAACACCGTGTCTATATTCTCAGGCGGCTCACCAGAAGTCAGGCCGTGCCACATCCCGGGATATAGCTTGAAGGTCTTGTCAGCGCTGGCGGCTGTTTCATATAACTGCTTGCTGGTTGATGGATCCGTCACCTTGTCGTCTCCCCCATGAACAACTAGAAAAGGCATTTGTATCTGTTACAAACACCCCCACCCAAGTTAGATTTCAAAGGCCAGCTTCAAatacaaaaccaaaattttattcGATAAGTAAAACGTTTGTAAATTGGAACCAACCTTGTGGAGATTCTTTTCCAAGTCTAAGCTGACTCTTAAAAGTTCTTGGCCTGTCTTCAAGCGAATTCGTCCCTTGTAGCAGTATGGATTGGACCGTATCTGTGGATTAATGATTCAATTAATGAGAGAAGGTgaaatcaaattattcaaacaaaattgGATTCAATAAATTAGAGGGAACACACACCTCTGCTCTTTTTTCTGGTTctttgaaggccatttctacCACATCTTCTGTGGGGATCATTTTCCAGGTTGGAATGACCTTGCACAACATGGTTAGAACAGTGATCACCGCTGGATTTGGCTTCATATCATCTGCAATCTttttacatagaaaaaaaaattcttaagaaTATTTATGTTTGTTGTATGAAAACACAGGAATAGAAACATACCTTGCACATGGGTGCAACCAAGACTGCGCCATCCCAATAATCTGGTGTTTGTCTATCCAAGTTCAGAGCTATTGCTCCTCCCATTGATTCTCCATACAGATATCTCATCTTCCCTATGTTATCTTTGTGTTCTGTTTTTGTTCACAAACAAGAAAATCCCACCAAGAAAAGTTGGTAATTGAATGGTTTTTATGTATCTCTGTgtgtgtttggttgctaagaaaacaaaaggagaaaTCAGAACTGAATCGGGAGGATGGTTTTAATTACCACAAATGGTTGAGAAATAATTAGCACAGTCACTAACTATATCATCAAAGCAGGAAATGAGGCCACCAAGCCCAGATGATTTTCCATGGCCTTCAAAGTCAATCCCGTAAACTGCATATCCTGCCTTTGCCAGCCTCGTTCCAGTATCTGAAGCCAATTCAATAATCCCCATATgattcaaattttccttttccttttccttctcatggtgaaaaagaaaaattgaaattcaatggTGTAGATGCCATACCATTCATGGAGATGCTGCACTCCATGGCATAACCATGGAGGATGAAGATCAAGGCTTTCGGATCTTGGTTTGCAGGAAACCATCTGCATGTGAAGAGCTTCAGTCCTCGAGAATTCAATATATATTCCTGCATAATTTTTCAAGTCTCAGTCATGATTCTCACCATCCAAACacaacaaaaggaaaaagaaaaaaaaaaaaaaaaaaactctcaagtTTTTTTCAACCCAAAACCAGGCCAAGTTGACTAACCTCTTCATACTTCACATGATTTCTCATTTCGCCCGCCTGGAAAGAATCACcgacaaaaacaaaagaacatcAGAATGAGAGATGTGAGAAAATTAGAGGCCAACAGAGAAAGTGGTGATGATTACCATGAAAGAGGGACCTCAGAAGTCTCTTTTCTGAGAtaaggaaaagagaaagaatagGGAAGTAATAGAAGAAAGGAAAGGGTGAGAAAATTACGGA
This DNA window, taken from Vitis riparia cultivar Riparia Gloire de Montpellier isolate 1030 chromosome 13, EGFV_Vit.rip_1.0, whole genome shotgun sequence, encodes the following:
- the LOC117927504 gene encoding caffeoylshikimate esterase-like, translating into MAGEMRNHVKYEEEYILNSRGLKLFTCRWFPANQDPKALIFILHGYAMECSISMNDTGTRLAKAGYAVYGIDFEGHGKSSGLGGLISCFDDIVSDCANYFSTICEHKDNIGKMRYLYGESMGGAIALNLDRQTPDYWDGAVLVAPMCKIADDMKPNPAVITVLTMLCKVIPTWKMIPTEDVVEMAFKEPEKRAEIRSNPYCYKGRIRLKTGQELLRVSLDLEKNLHKIQMPFLVVHGGDDKVTDPSTSKQLYETAASADKTFKLYPGMWHGLTSGEPPENIDTVFSDIINWLDERSAIGNSRLEKERKSRNDGFISSKKKMVS
- the LOC117927502 gene encoding spliceosome-associated protein 130 A gives rise to the protein MYLYSLTLQQATGIVCAINGNFSGGKSQEIVVARGKVLDLLRPDENGKIQTILSVEIFGAIRSLAQFRLTGSQKDYIVVGSDSGRIVILEYNKEKNVFDKIHQETFGKSGCRRIVPGQYLAIDPKGRAVMIGACEKQKLVYVLNRDTVARLTISSPLEAHKSHTIVYSITGVDCGFDNPIFAAIELDYSEADQDSTGQAASEAQKHLTFYELDLGLNHVSRKWSEQVDNGANMLVTVPGGGDGPSGVLVCAENFVIYKNQGHPDVRAVIPRRADLPAERGVLIVSAATHRQKSMFFFLLQTEYGDVFKVTLEHENDRISELKIKYFDTIPVTSSMCVLKSGFLFAASEFGNHGLYQFQAIGDDADVESSSASLMETEEGFQPVFFQPRGLKNLVRIDQVESLMPIMDMKVSNLFEEETPQIFALCGRGPRSSIRILRPGLAISEMAVSQLPGVPSAVWTVKKNVNDEFDAYIVVSFANATLVLSIGETVEEVSDSGFLDTTPSLAVSLIGDDSLMQVHPSGIRHIREDGRINEWRTPGKRTIVKVGSNRLQVVIALSGGELIYFEVDMTGQLMEVEKHEMSGDVACLDIAPVPEGRQRSRFLAVGSYDNTIRILSLDPDDCMQILSVQSVSSPPESLLFLEVQASVGGEDGADHPASLFLNAGLQNGVLFRTVVDMVTGQLSDARSRFLGLRAPKLFSVIVRGRRAMLCLSSRPWLGYIHQGHFLLTPLSYETLEFAASFSSDQCAEGVVAVAGDALRVFTIERLGETFNETVIPLRYTPRKFVLQPKRKLLVVIESDQGAFAAEEREAAKKECFEAAGMGENGNGNVEQMENGGDDEDKDDPLSDEQYGYPKAESDKWVSCIRILDPRTATTTCLLELQDNEAAFSICTVNFHDKEYGTLLAVGTAKSLQFWPKRSFDAGYIHIYRFLEDGKSLELLHKTQVEGVPLALCQFQGRLLAGIGSVLRLYDLGKRRLLRKCENKLFPNTIVSIHTYRDRIYVGDIQESFHYCKYRRDENQLYIFADDSVPRWLTASYHIDFDTMAGADKFGNIYFVRLPQDVSDEVEEDPTGGKIKWEQGKLNGAPNKVEEIVQFHVGDVVTCLQKASLIPGGGECIIYGTVMGSLGALLAFTSRDDVDFFSHLEMHMRQEHPPLCGRDHMAYRSAYFPVKDVIDGDLCEQFPTLPLDLQRKIADELDRTPGEILKKLEEVRNKII